From a single Triplophysa rosa linkage group LG17, Trosa_1v2, whole genome shotgun sequence genomic region:
- the mfsd12b gene encoding major facilitator superfamily domain-containing protein 12 — protein MSDQPVTLPLCRRLTYAVGHFFNDLCASMWFTYLLVYYHSVLGFKDTNAGVLLLVGQITDGICTPFIGYESDRTSRCATYGKRKTWHLVGTLSVFASFPLIFNPCFGCDENTPQTEALIYAVPFVIIFQFGWAATQISHLSLIPELVKCEHAKVELTSYRYAFTVMANITVYGVAWLLFHLQQDIQDPSVSQNLGWADVPTFRYLALIVWGIGTVFAIIFHLGTKERVQPQDSEAEVGEYEPLIPHLSAASEPLLQWKDWLFEPAFYQVAILYMCTRLIVNLSQTYIPMYLTNSLSLPKKYIATIPLVMFFSGFVSSLVMKSVNKRIGTSMTYFVGLLPIMVFSYWVLMDVNMGPRVYGAAVLLGAGSAVILVMSLSMTANLIGSQTQSGAFVYGAMSFTDKVANGLGVMIIQTLHPSHMHDSDVIGFYHNVMVIVTGGVAALAALCLCTIFIWPVRIRQCLMGTQDETNSCRINGRLN, from the exons ATGTCAGATCAGCCGGTAACTTTACCCCTCTGCAGGCGACTGACGTACGCCGTGGGTCACTTCTTCAACGATCTCTGCGCGTCTATGTGGTTTACTTATTTACTGGTCTACTATCATTCGGTTCTCGGTTTCAAGGACACAAACGCAGGTGTGCTGCTGCTGGTCGGACAGATCACGGATGGGATTTGCACTCCTTTCATCGGCTACGAATCCGATCGGACGTCACGATGTGCGACGTATGGGAAAAGAAAGACATGGCATTTAGTTG GAACATTAAGTGTGTTTGCGTCTTTCCCCTTGATATTCAACCCCTGTTTTGGATGCGATGAGAACACCCCGCAGACAGAAGCTCTCATTTATGCCGTCCCGTTTGTTATCATTTTCCAGTTTGGCTGGGCTGCCACTCAAATATCCCACCTGTCACTCATCCCCGAGCTGGTCAAGTGTGAGCACGCCAAAGTGGAACTCACATCATACAG GTATGCTTTTACCGTTATGGCAAATATCACTGTATACGGTGTGGCGTGGCTCTTATTCCACCTCCAGCAAGATATACAAGACCCATCTGTCTCTCAGAATCTGGGCTGGGCTGATGTTCCTACATTCAGA TATTTGGCTCTGATTGTTTGGGGCATTGGTACGGTTTTCGCCATCATCTTTCACCTGGGCACTAAAGAGAGAGTCCAGCCTCAGGACAGTGAAGCAGAAGTTGGGGAGTATGAGCCTTTAATCCCACATTTATCTGCGGCTTCTGAACCTCTGCTCCAATGGAAGGATTGGCTTTTTGAGCCTGCTTTCTACCAG GTTGCCATTCTATATATGTGCACAAGACTGATTGTAAATTTGTCCCAAACGTATATCCCTATGTATTTGACAAACTCTCTATCTCTgccaaag aaatataTTGCAACTATCCCCCTGGTGATGTTTTTCAGTGGGTTTGTGTCTTCTCTGGTTATGAAGTCTGTTAACAAACGGATCGGCACGTCT ATGACCTATTTTGTAGGTCTCTTACCGATCATGGTGTTTTCATACTGGGTGTTGATGGATGTGAACATGGGTCCTCGGGTGTACGGAGCGGCCGTTCTGCTGGGGGCTGGGTCCGCTGTCATTCTGGTCATGTCACTGTCCATGACTGCCAATCTCATTGGGAGTCAAACG CAAAGTGGTGCTTTCGTGTATGGTGCAATGAGCTTTACAGATAAGGTGGCTAATGGACTTGGAGTTATGATTATACAGACATTACATCCATCTCA TATGCATGACTCTGATGTCATAGGGTTCTACCACAATGTGATGGTGATTGTTACTGGAGGCGTGGCTGCTCTGGCAGCCCTCTGTCTCTGTACCATTTTCATTTGGCCAGTCAGAATTCGCCAAT GCCTGATGGGTACACAAGATGAGACGAACAGCTGTAGGATCAATGGAAGACTGAACTGA